A region of Sulfitobacter faviae DNA encodes the following proteins:
- a CDS encoding HAD-IIIA family hydrolase — MKTVVFDLDGTLADTSGDLIAAANACFRDMGEGDVLVHAEDAGTALRGGRAMLTLGMQKLGRADDAAMIDHYYPMLLEAYGRDIDTHTIMYPGAMEAVAALKAAGYRVAICTNKPEALAELLLTRLGVRDAFGAMLGADTLAVRKPDPEHLFETARRAGGDPAQCVLIGDSDTDRKTAKAAGVPCVLVTFGPSGEDMAALEPEALLDDFADLPEVIERLIGKAA, encoded by the coding sequence GTGAAGACAGTGGTTTTCGATCTCGACGGCACCTTGGCCGATACCTCGGGCGATTTGATCGCCGCTGCCAATGCCTGTTTCCGTGACATGGGCGAGGGCGATGTGCTGGTCCATGCCGAGGATGCGGGCACCGCGCTGCGCGGCGGGCGGGCGATGCTGACCTTGGGGATGCAAAAGCTGGGCCGTGCCGATGATGCGGCGATGATCGACCACTATTACCCGATGCTGCTCGAAGCCTATGGGCGGGACATCGATACCCATACCATCATGTACCCCGGCGCGATGGAGGCTGTGGCCGCGCTCAAAGCCGCGGGCTACCGCGTGGCGATCTGCACCAACAAACCCGAGGCTTTGGCGGAGTTGCTGCTGACCCGTCTTGGCGTGCGGGACGCATTCGGTGCGATGCTGGGGGCCGATACGCTGGCCGTGCGCAAACCTGACCCCGAACACCTGTTCGAAACCGCCCGCCGTGCCGGGGGCGATCCGGCGCAATGCGTGTTGATTGGCGACAGCGACACCGACCGCAAAACCGCCAAAGCCGCAGGGGTTCCTTGCGTGCTGGTGACCTTCGGCCCCTCGGGCGAAGACATGGCCGCGCTGGAGCCCGAAGCGCTGTTGGACGATTTCGCCGACCTGCCGGAGGTCATCGAACGTTTAATCGGCAAAGCCGCCTGA
- a CDS encoding DegT/DnrJ/EryC1/StrS family aminotransferase, with the protein MAERFTGSFTQQEPIPEDAIEAAVAVMRHGRLHRYNTAPGEVAEVALLEQEFAAMTGAKYCLAVASGGYAMATALRAVGVKPGDRVLTNAFTLAPVPGAIASLGAVPVFVDVTERLVIDLDDLAAKADQADVLLLSHMRGHLVDMDALMALCDARGITVIEDCAHTMGAAWNGKPSGTQGKLGCYSCQTYKHVNAGEGGLLITDDAEVAARAIMLSGSYMLYDRHTAAPGPEAFETIRYETPNISGRMDNLRAAVLRPQLRRLPEQVVRWNERYRVIEAGLRDTPGLTVIDRLEAEGIVGSSIQFLLKGWSAEDVEAVLARCAARGVELKWFGRAEPMGFTSRYDTWRYARAEKMPASDAVLAGLIDMRVPLTFSLEDCALIARIIRAEVSAVFQGG; encoded by the coding sequence ATGGCCGAGCGGTTTACCGGTAGTTTCACGCAGCAAGAGCCGATCCCCGAAGATGCGATCGAGGCGGCGGTGGCGGTGATGCGCCACGGCCGGTTGCACCGCTATAACACAGCCCCGGGGGAGGTGGCCGAGGTTGCCCTGCTGGAGCAGGAATTCGCCGCGATGACGGGGGCGAAATACTGCCTCGCCGTGGCCTCGGGCGGCTATGCCATGGCCACGGCCCTGCGCGCAGTGGGGGTGAAACCGGGCGACCGGGTGCTGACCAATGCCTTCACACTCGCCCCGGTGCCGGGGGCGATTGCCTCGCTCGGCGCGGTTCCGGTTTTTGTCGACGTGACTGAACGCTTGGTGATCGACCTCGACGATCTCGCCGCCAAGGCGGATCAGGCCGATGTGCTGCTGCTCAGCCATATGCGCGGCCATCTGGTGGACATGGACGCTCTGATGGCGCTTTGCGATGCGCGCGGCATCACGGTGATCGAAGATTGCGCCCATACGATGGGGGCGGCGTGGAACGGCAAGCCCTCGGGCACGCAGGGGAAACTGGGGTGTTATTCCTGCCAGACCTATAAACATGTGAACGCGGGCGAGGGCGGGTTGCTGATAACCGATGATGCCGAGGTTGCGGCGCGGGCGATCATGCTGTCAGGGTCTTACATGCTCTATGACCGCCACACCGCCGCGCCGGGGCCGGAGGCTTTTGAGACGATCCGCTATGAAACGCCTAATATTTCGGGCCGGATGGACAACCTGCGCGCTGCGGTCCTGCGCCCGCAGTTGCGGCGGCTGCCGGAACAGGTGGTCCGCTGGAATGAGCGTTATCGGGTGATTGAGGCGGGGTTGCGCGACACGCCGGGGCTCACGGTCATCGACCGGCTCGAGGCGGAGGGCATCGTCGGGTCGTCAATCCAATTCCTGTTGAAAGGTTGGTCGGCAGAGGATGTCGAGGCGGTGCTGGCGCGCTGCGCTGCGCGCGGGGTGGAGTTGAAATGGTTCGGCAGGGCCGAGCCTATGGGTTTCACCAGCCGTTACGACACATGGCGCTATGCGCGGGCTGAAAAAATGCCCGCCAGCGATGCGGTGCTGGCGGGGTTGATCGACATGCGCGTGCCGCTGACCTTTTCGCTGGAGGATTGCGCCTTGATCGCGCGGATCATCCGGGCCGAGGTCAGCGCCGTTTTTCAGGGGGGCTAG
- a CDS encoding pyridoxamine 5'-phosphate oxidase family protein: MSDDLKKEFWDRLDDTRAGMLMTKTARAIPMTHYIDEDDRAAVLWFITAKGTDLAQSAEGRAAAEYLIASKDESLWARIDGHVSAVTNPTELDKIWNAIAGAWFEDGKQDPDVQLIRFDLTEAEVWATDGGFKFLYEIGKAQMTGQNPDMGKHGTIRF; encoded by the coding sequence ATGAGCGATGATCTGAAGAAAGAGTTCTGGGACCGTCTGGACGACACCCGCGCCGGGATGCTGATGACCAAGACCGCCCGCGCGATCCCGATGACCCATTACATCGACGAAGACGACCGCGCCGCCGTGCTGTGGTTCATCACCGCCAAAGGCACCGATCTGGCGCAATCCGCCGAAGGACGCGCCGCCGCTGAATACCTGATCGCCAGCAAGGACGAATCCCTCTGGGCGCGGATCGACGGCCATGTTTCCGCCGTGACCAACCCGACTGAGTTGGACAAGATTTGGAACGCCATCGCGGGCGCATGGTTCGAGGACGGCAAGCAAGACCCGGATGTGCAGCTGATCCGCTTTGACCTCACCGAAGCCGAGGTTTGGGCGACCGATGGTGGGTTCAAGTTCCTCTATGAGATCGGCAAGGCGCAGATGACCGGCCAAAATCCCGACATGGGCAAACACGGCACCATCCGTTTCTAA
- a CDS encoding isovaleryl-CoA dehydrogenase translates to MFNASMQFDLGEDVAAMREMVHRWAQERIKPMAAEIDSKNEFPAELWQEMGELGLLGMTVEEEFGGSGLGYVAHTVAVEEIARASASVSLSYGAHSNLCVNQIKLNGTPEQKAQFLPKLCSGEHVGALAMSEVGAGSDVVSMKLHAEKRNDHFRLNGNKYWITNGPDAETLVVYAKTDPEAGSKGITAFLIEKSMKGFSTSKHFDKLGMRGSNTAELIFEDCEVPFENILGEEGKGVRVLMSGLDYERVVLAGIGLGIMAACLDEIMPYMAERKQFGQRIGDFQLMQGKMADMYTAMNSARAYVYSVAQACDRGDVTRQDAAACCLYASEQAMVQAHQAVQAMGGAGYLSDNPVGRIFRDAKLMEIGAGTSEIRRMLVGREMMGAM, encoded by the coding sequence GTGTTCAACGCAAGTATGCAGTTTGATCTGGGAGAAGACGTCGCGGCCATGCGGGAGATGGTGCACCGCTGGGCGCAGGAGCGCATCAAGCCGATGGCCGCCGAGATCGACAGCAAGAACGAATTCCCCGCCGAGCTTTGGCAGGAAATGGGCGAGTTGGGCCTGCTGGGCATGACCGTCGAGGAAGAGTTCGGCGGCTCGGGGCTGGGCTATGTCGCCCATACCGTCGCGGTGGAAGAGATTGCCCGGGCCTCGGCTTCGGTCTCGCTCTCCTACGGGGCGCATTCCAACCTCTGCGTGAACCAGATCAAGTTGAACGGCACCCCGGAGCAAAAGGCGCAGTTCCTGCCCAAGCTCTGCTCGGGCGAGCATGTCGGTGCGTTGGCCATGTCCGAAGTGGGCGCGGGCAGTGACGTGGTCAGCATGAAGCTGCATGCCGAGAAGCGGAACGACCACTTCCGTCTGAACGGCAACAAGTATTGGATCACCAACGGCCCCGACGCCGAGACGCTGGTGGTCTATGCCAAGACCGACCCCGAGGCCGGCTCCAAAGGCATCACCGCCTTCCTGATCGAGAAGTCGATGAAGGGGTTCTCGACCTCCAAGCATTTCGACAAGCTCGGCATGCGCGGCTCCAACACCGCCGAGTTGATCTTCGAGGACTGCGAAGTGCCCTTCGAGAACATCCTCGGCGAAGAGGGCAAGGGCGTGCGCGTGCTGATGTCGGGCCTCGATTACGAGCGCGTCGTGCTGGCGGGCATCGGCCTCGGCATCATGGCCGCCTGTCTGGACGAGATCATGCCCTACATGGCCGAGCGCAAGCAGTTCGGCCAGCGCATCGGGGATTTCCAACTGATGCAGGGCAAGATGGCGGATATGTACACCGCGATGAACTCGGCGCGGGCCTATGTCTACAGCGTGGCGCAGGCCTGTGACCGCGGCGACGTGACCCGTCAGGACGCGGCGGCCTGCTGCCTCTATGCCTCTGAGCAAGCCATGGTGCAGGCGCATCAGGCGGTGCAGGCGATGGGCGGCGCGGGCTACCTTTCCGATAACCCGGTGGGCCGCATCTTCCGCGATGCCAAGCTGATGGAGATCGGTGCGGGCACCTCCGAGATCCGCCGTATGTTGGTGGGCCGTGAGATGATGGGGGCGATGTGA
- a CDS encoding lysozyme inhibitor LprI family protein, producing MRALLLGCAFLAGPVSAQDITYSDAATADCLAGAEEFTDQRACIGLSANLCMEGPGGYSTVGMGGCRDAELTFWDGLLNENYRARMVQAKSADEENALYQPQLPSQAEALRDMQRAWITFRDAACDYERSQWGGGTGGGPATLACLMQMTGEQALRLGAAY from the coding sequence ATGCGCGCCCTCCTGCTGGGCTGCGCGTTTTTGGCGGGGCCGGTATCCGCGCAGGACATCACCTATTCCGATGCCGCCACGGCGGACTGTCTGGCCGGGGCCGAGGAGTTCACCGACCAGCGCGCCTGCATTGGCCTGTCGGCCAACCTCTGCATGGAGGGGCCGGGCGGCTATTCGACCGTCGGCATGGGCGGGTGTCGCGATGCTGAGTTGACCTTTTGGGATGGCCTGCTGAACGAGAATTACCGCGCCCGCATGGTGCAGGCGAAATCCGCCGATGAGGAGAATGCCCTCTACCAACCGCAACTGCCTTCGCAGGCCGAGGCGCTGCGTGACATGCAGCGCGCGTGGATTACCTTCCGCGATGCCGCCTGCGATTATGAACGCAGCCAATGGGGCGGTGGCACAGGCGGCGGACCTGCAACCTTGGCCTGCCTGATGCAGATGACGGGGGAACAGGCGCTGCGTTTGGGGGCGGCCTATTAA
- a CDS encoding DUF1622 domain-containing protein translates to MENLIELETEGGVMHHFLPWLIEGFEILAAVIDIAAIILLLIGAARFLTGVTIAEIAQKGPERVRRTNRERIELGRYILAGLELFIVSDVIHTAISLRFADLLFLLMLVIIRSITSYFLDRELEQLKKELGRD, encoded by the coding sequence ATGGAAAACCTGATAGAACTGGAGACAGAAGGCGGTGTGATGCACCATTTTCTGCCTTGGCTGATCGAGGGTTTCGAGATCCTCGCCGCGGTCATCGACATTGCCGCCATCATTCTGCTGCTGATCGGGGCGGCACGTTTCCTGACCGGGGTGACGATCGCCGAGATCGCCCAGAAGGGGCCAGAGCGCGTCCGCCGCACCAACCGCGAGCGGATCGAACTGGGGCGCTACATCCTTGCCGGGCTGGAGCTTTTCATCGTCTCGGACGTGATCCACACCGCCATCAGCCTGCGGTTTGCGGACCTGCTCTTCCTTCTGATGCTGGTCATCATCCGCTCCATCACCTCCTACTTCCTTGACCGGGAACTGGAGCAACTGAAGAAGGAACTTGGCCGTGACTGA
- a CDS encoding flavodoxin family protein, with the protein MTDYSDLNALYVNCSLKKTPGDSHTQLLMNASAGIMEAQGVGVEHLYLLDYQVPPGVYPDMTEHGWDRDDWPAIWQKVLAADILIIGTPLWLGEESSTCRVLIERLYAMSGELNDKGQSVFYGKVGGTVVTGNEDGIKHVAMTTGFAMNHLGYTIPPQADCGWIGEAGPGPSYGDEVDGKRAGFDNEFTQRNTTIMTWNALHLARMLKHAGGYPREGNDRNAWDAGARFDFENPEYRS; encoded by the coding sequence GTGACTGATTATTCCGATCTCAATGCGCTCTACGTCAACTGCTCGCTCAAGAAGACCCCGGGCGACAGCCACACCCAGCTCTTGATGAACGCCAGCGCGGGCATCATGGAGGCGCAGGGCGTGGGTGTCGAACATCTCTACTTGCTGGATTACCAAGTGCCACCCGGCGTCTATCCTGACATGACCGAACACGGCTGGGACCGCGACGACTGGCCCGCGATCTGGCAAAAGGTGCTGGCCGCCGACATTCTGATCATCGGTACGCCTTTGTGGCTGGGCGAGGAAAGCAGCACCTGCCGCGTGCTGATCGAGCGGCTCTATGCGATGTCGGGCGAGCTCAACGACAAGGGCCAGTCGGTCTTCTACGGCAAGGTCGGCGGTACCGTGGTGACGGGCAACGAGGACGGTATCAAACATGTCGCCATGACCACCGGTTTCGCGATGAACCATCTTGGCTACACGATCCCGCCGCAGGCCGATTGTGGCTGGATTGGCGAGGCCGGGCCGGGGCCGTCTTACGGCGATGAGGTGGACGGCAAGCGCGCGGGTTTCGATAACGAGTTCACGCAGCGCAACACCACGATCATGACATGGAACGCCTTGCATCTGGCACGGATGCTGAAACACGCGGGCGGCTACCCGCGTGAGGGCAACGACCGCAACGCCTGGGACGCGGGCGCGCGGTTCGATTTCGAAAATCCGGAGTACCGAAGCTGA
- a CDS encoding AMP-binding protein: MKNEGDWPIWQGNMAAQCLAQPDDALAIIDLTATERRDVSYGALHEMVDGLTRALKTQVAPGDRVGVLLSQSPWCAAAHLAIWKIGAISVPLFKLFKRDALASRVGDAGCEIVLTDAEGAELLGDLATPWIAAEAGVAGEAVDFAEVGPEDPAVLIYTSGTTGTPKGALHGHRVLSGHLPGVSVSHDHLGQAGDCLWTPADWAWIGGLFDVAMPALALGVPVVATRMPKFTVEGCAEVIAKGEVRNVFFPPTALRMLKAADVSLPGLRSVASGGEPLGAEMLAWGREAFGLEINEFYGQTECNMVASSCGVDFPAQPGCIGKPVPGFEIAVLDADGEPTDAEGDVAVRKGAPSLMLRYWNRPEETAAKFHGDWLLTGDRGIWEGDYLRFVGREDDVITSAGYRIGPAEIEDCLLTHSAVATCGVVGKPDALRTEIVKAYVVLKPDAEVEAKELQDWVKERLASYSYPREIAFVQDLPMTVTGKVIRKELKRLAARENEDVT; encoded by the coding sequence ATGAAGAACGAAGGCGACTGGCCCATCTGGCAGGGCAACATGGCGGCGCAATGCCTCGCCCAGCCCGATGATGCACTGGCGATCATCGATCTGACCGCTACAGAACGGCGCGACGTGAGCTACGGCGCGCTGCACGAGATGGTCGACGGTCTGACCCGCGCGCTGAAAACGCAGGTCGCGCCCGGTGACCGCGTCGGCGTGCTGCTCAGCCAGTCGCCTTGGTGTGCGGCGGCGCATCTGGCGATCTGGAAGATCGGCGCGATCTCGGTGCCGCTGTTCAAACTGTTCAAACGGGACGCGCTGGCCAGCCGCGTGGGCGACGCAGGCTGCGAGATCGTGCTGACCGATGCGGAAGGCGCGGAACTGCTCGGCGATTTGGCCACCCCGTGGATCGCGGCGGAGGCGGGCGTGGCGGGCGAGGCGGTGGACTTCGCCGAGGTCGGCCCCGAAGACCCCGCCGTGCTAATCTACACCTCCGGGACCACCGGCACGCCGAAAGGCGCGTTGCACGGGCACCGGGTGCTCTCGGGCCATCTGCCGGGCGTGTCGGTCAGTCATGACCATCTGGGGCAGGCGGGCGATTGCCTCTGGACCCCGGCGGATTGGGCGTGGATCGGCGGGCTTTTCGACGTGGCGATGCCCGCGCTGGCGCTTGGCGTGCCGGTGGTGGCCACCCGGATGCCCAAGTTCACCGTCGAGGGCTGCGCCGAGGTGATCGCGAAAGGCGAGGTGCGCAATGTGTTCTTCCCACCGACTGCGCTGCGGATGCTTAAGGCCGCTGATGTATCCTTGCCCGGCCTGCGCTCGGTCGCCAGCGGCGGCGAGCCTTTGGGAGCGGAGATGCTGGCATGGGGTCGGGAAGCGTTTGGGCTCGAGATCAACGAGTTCTACGGCCAGACCGAATGTAACATGGTGGCTTCCAGCTGCGGCGTGGATTTCCCCGCCCAGCCCGGCTGCATCGGCAAGCCGGTGCCCGGCTTCGAGATCGCCGTGCTCGATGCGGACGGAGAGCCCACCGATGCGGAAGGCGACGTGGCGGTGCGCAAAGGCGCGCCGTCGTTGATGCTGCGCTACTGGAACCGGCCCGAGGAGACGGCGGCCAAGTTCCACGGCGACTGGCTGCTCACTGGCGACCGCGGCATCTGGGAGGGCGACTACCTGCGCTTCGTGGGACGCGAGGATGACGTGATCACCTCCGCCGGCTACCGCATCGGCCCGGCAGAGATCGAGGATTGCCTGCTTACGCATTCTGCCGTGGCGACCTGCGGCGTGGTTGGCAAGCCCGACGCGCTCCGCACCGAGATCGTGAAGGCCTATGTGGTGCTGAAACCGGATGCGGAGGTCGAAGCAAAGGAACTGCAGGACTGGGTGAAGGAAAGGCTCGCCAGCTATTCCTACCCGCGCGAGATCGCTTTCGTGCAGGACCTGCCCATGACCGTCACCGGCAAGGTGATCCGCAAGGAATTGAAGCGTCTGGCGGCGCGAGAGAATGAGGACGTAACATGA
- a CDS encoding carboxyl transferase domain-containing protein, whose protein sequence is MKLTSQALPSSDAYKANEMAHLKALSEVREAAEAAALGGGEKSRARHESRGKMLPRERVANLLDPGSPFLEIGATAAHGLYDGAAPCAGVIAGIGRVQGHEVMVVCNDATVKGGTYYPMTVKKHLRAQEIAEANHLPCIYLVDSGGANLPNQDEVFPDRDHFGAIFYNQARMSAKGIAQIAVVMGSCTAGGAYVPAMSDVTIIVKEQGTIFLAGPPLVKAATGEVVSAEDLGGGDVHTRLSGVADYLAEDDAHALALARRAVGQLNKSKPKTVDWASPEEPAYDPAEMLGVVPADLRTPYDIREVIMRLVDGSRFDEFKSRFGETLVCGFAHVKGCPIGIIANNGVLFSEAAQKGAHFVELCSQRNIPLVFLQNITGFMVGRRYENEGIARHGAKMVTAVATTNVPKITMLVGGSFGAGNYGMSGRAYRPRFLWTWPNSRISVMGGAQAAGVLATVKRDAMERAGETWTEEEETAFKQPTIDMFEEQSHPLYASARLWDDGIIDPRKSRDVLYLSLSASLNAPIEPTKFGLFRM, encoded by the coding sequence ATGAAACTGACATCCCAAGCCCTGCCATCCTCGGATGCCTACAAGGCCAACGAGATGGCGCATCTGAAAGCCCTGAGCGAGGTTCGAGAGGCCGCCGAAGCTGCCGCTTTGGGCGGTGGCGAGAAGTCCCGCGCGCGGCATGAAAGCCGTGGCAAGATGCTGCCGCGTGAGCGGGTGGCGAACCTTCTCGACCCCGGCAGCCCGTTTCTGGAGATCGGAGCGACGGCGGCGCATGGGCTTTATGACGGTGCCGCGCCCTGTGCAGGCGTTATCGCGGGCATTGGCCGGGTGCAGGGCCACGAGGTCATGGTGGTCTGCAACGACGCCACCGTGAAGGGCGGCACCTATTACCCGATGACGGTGAAAAAACACCTCCGCGCGCAGGAGATCGCCGAGGCGAACCATCTGCCCTGCATCTATCTGGTGGACTCGGGCGGCGCGAACCTGCCCAACCAGGACGAGGTTTTCCCCGACCGCGACCATTTCGGCGCGATCTTCTACAATCAGGCGCGGATGAGCGCCAAGGGCATCGCTCAGATCGCCGTGGTCATGGGCTCCTGCACCGCCGGCGGCGCTTACGTGCCCGCGATGTCGGACGTGACGATCATCGTGAAGGAACAGGGCACGATCTTCCTCGCCGGCCCGCCGCTGGTGAAGGCCGCGACGGGCGAGGTGGTCAGCGCCGAAGACCTCGGCGGCGGTGACGTGCACACGCGTCTTTCGGGCGTGGCGGATTACCTGGCCGAGGACGACGCCCATGCGCTGGCACTGGCGCGCCGCGCTGTGGGGCAGCTTAACAAGAGCAAGCCCAAGACGGTGGACTGGGCCAGCCCCGAAGAGCCAGCCTATGACCCCGCCGAAATGCTGGGCGTCGTGCCCGCCGACCTGCGCACGCCCTATGACATCCGCGAGGTGATCATGCGGCTGGTCGACGGCAGCCGCTTTGACGAGTTCAAGTCCCGCTTTGGCGAAACGCTGGTCTGCGGCTTTGCCCATGTGAAGGGCTGCCCCATCGGCATCATCGCCAACAACGGGGTGCTGTTTTCCGAAGCCGCCCAGAAGGGCGCGCATTTTGTGGAGCTTTGCAGCCAGCGCAACATCCCGCTGGTCTTCTTGCAGAACATCACCGGCTTCATGGTCGGCCGCAGATACGAGAACGAGGGCATCGCGCGCCACGGCGCCAAGATGGTGACGGCGGTGGCCACCACCAATGTGCCCAAGATCACCATGCTGGTGGGCGGCTCGTTTGGGGCGGGCAACTACGGCATGTCGGGGCGCGCCTATAGGCCGCGGTTCCTCTGGACATGGCCCAACAGCCGCATTTCCGTCATGGGCGGCGCGCAGGCGGCGGGCGTTCTGGCCACCGTCAAGCGCGACGCGATGGAACGCGCGGGCGAGACATGGACCGAGGAGGAAGAGACCGCCTTCAAACAGCCGACGATTGATATGTTCGAGGAACAAAGCCACCCGCTTTATGCCTCGGCACGGCTGTGGGACGACGGGATCATCGATCCGCGCAAAAGCCGCGACGTGCTCTACCTGAGCCTCTCGGCCAGCCTGAACGCGCCGATCGAGCCGACGAAATTTGGATTGTTCCGGATGTGA